TTTTGCTTAAAATAACTGTGGAATTGGGAGAAATATGCGAAAAAATTTGTTCTTTTGTAAGGACCAAGTTTCAATATTACTATTATGCCGATTCACGATTTGTCGGAACTGGTGCAACGCGCCAAAGAGAGAGGGAGATGTACCGTTGCGGTTGCAGCCGCAGAGGATGAGGATGTGCTGATTTCCCTGTATCATGCGATGCAGGAGGGATTCGTAGCCCCCCTGCTGATTGGTGACAGTGAGAAGATTGCAGCTTCATCCCGCCATGCAGGTATTTCGACCGGAGAGATGGAGGTGCTGGACAACCGTGAGGGCGCTGCCGTTTCGGCCCAAATAGCCGTAGCGAAAGTGAGAGAGGGGCGTGCCGGCATGCTTATGAAAGGGCATGTGGGTACGGCCGATCTGCTGAAAGCGGTGCTCGACAAGGAGAAGGGTCTAAACACCGATGGATTGTTGAGTCATGTGGCCTTTTTCGAGACGCCTTACTACCACAAGGTGTTTGGCCTTACCGATGCGGCGATGAACATTGCACCAGACCTGGAAGGTAAGAGACAGATCCTGCTCAACGCCGTAAAGCTTTGTCACCGGCTGGGAATCGTCAACCCCAAGGTAGCGGTGGCCGCTGCGGTGGAGAAGGTGAACCCGAAGATGGAGGCAACGCTGCATGCTGCGGCACTGAAAGAGATGAACCGCAACGGAGAGTTGCCGGGTTGTGTGGTGGATGGTCCTTTTGCCATCGATATCGCCTTTAACCGCGAATCAGCATTGTTGAAGGGCATTGAGGGGGAGGTGGCCGGAGACGTGGACCTGATCCTCTCTCCCGATATCGAGGCGGGAAACATGTTCTACAAGGCGCTCAACTTCCTGGGAGGTGCCGTCTCAGCGGCTCTTGTGACCGGGACATCTGTGCCCATCGTGCTCACCTCGCGGTCGGACAACGACCGCAGCAAACTACTCTCCCTGGCTTTGGGAGCCGTGATCAGATAATCATGCAAAAAATATAACCACAAAACCAGCAACTTATGGCAACCAACACCCGCATCCTGGTAATCAACCCGGGATCTACTTCTACCAAGATCGCCATCTACCAGCAGGAGAAGGTGATCTTCCTGAAAACCATCAAGCATTCACCCGACGTGTTGCGACGATTTGAAAAGATTACCGATCAGTACGAATACCGGAAGGATATCATCTATGAAGAGTTGAAGAGCGCAGATGTGCCGGTGGAATCAATCGATGCCGTAATCGGTCGCGGGGGCTTGGTGAAGCCCATCGCGTCAGGCGTCTACCGTGTGAACGATGCCATGCGCGACGATCTGCTTGCATGTAAGCGGGGCGAGCATGCGAGCAACCTGGGGGCACTGATTGCGTATGACATTGCCAAGTTGCTTCCCTCGGCAGAGGCTTTCATTGCTGATCCGGTGGTTGTGGACGAGCTGCAGCCGTTGGCCCGCTATTCCGGTCATCCTCTTTTTGAGAGAAGATCAATCTTCCATGCCTTGAACCAGAAAGCGATTGCCCGTGCACATGCCAAGTCGATCATGAAGAAATATGAAGATCTCAATCTGATCGTGGTGCACCTGGGTGGCGGAATCACCGTGGGAGCCCATCAGAAGGGGAAGGTGGTGGATGTGAACCAGGGACTGGATGGAGACGGTCCCTTCTCACCCGAACGTACCGGGTCACTGCCCGTGGGCCAGTTGCTGAAGGTGGCTTTCAGCGGCATCTACAGCTACGAAAAGATGTCGGAGATGATCGTGGGCAAAGGGGGGATGATGGCTTACCTGGGTACCAACGATGCCTACATTGCCGAACGTGAGGCGAAGGATGGAGACAAGAAACACCGTGAAGTGTTGGAGGCGATGGCCTATCAGGTAGCGAAGGAGATCGGTGCCATGGGTACCGTGCTGAAAGGTGAGGTGGATGCGATTCTGATCACCGGCGGCATTGCCAACAGCAAGTGGTTCTGCAACCTGGTAATAGAGCGGGTCTACCGCATTGCACCGGTGCATGTTTACCCGGGACAGGATGAGATGGGTGCTCTGGCGGATAACGCCCTGCTGGCAATCAACGGGGAAATCGAGGTTAAGGAGTACCAATAGGAGAATGCATCTGTTCAATCCCGAGCACGACCTGGCGCTGGCCAACTTTTCACCCAACTACACACCGCCTGCCTCGGCTACCCTTATGGCTGCTGAGCTGGCGTTGCTGCCGGCGTGGTACAGCGTGGGTGAACCTGTTGTCGCTGAGGGGGAGCAAAACCGCCTGCTCCTCGAAGCTGTTCGTCAGTGGCTGCCGGTCACTTCTTCACTGCTATCATCCACTGAAATCAGCAAATATCCAAACCAACCCATCCTTCCCTGGGGCTGGAACCCGGCCCTGCGAAAACGACTGATCTCCTGCGGGGTGCAGGAGGAGCGCCTGCCTTCAACCGATGAGTTGTTACGACTGCGGGAATGTTCCGACAGGCGACATGCGGTCCGGATGCTGCGGGAGCTTCAGGAAGCGGAACCGGCCTTCTGTGGCGAGTCACATCATTTCACCTCTTTGGAAGAGCTGTTGAGATATCTCTCCTCTTTACCGGGGGATAAGTTGTTAAAGATGCCGCTCTCCGGCAGCGGCAAGGGATTGATTCGTGTGCTGGGCAGGATTACCGACAAACAGACCGACTGGTGCAGGCGGGTGATCCGCGAGCAGGGGGGCGTGGTGGCAGAGCCGGTACTGAACAGGGTGAAGGACTTCGCCATGGAGTTCTACCTCGAAGAAGGGAAAGCTCGCTTTGCCGGCTTCTCACTTTTCAGGGCAGCTGTCTCAGGTGCCTACCTTGGGAACGAGTTGCTCTCCGATCACTGCATCAAGGAGAGACTCTCCGCTGATATCCCCGGAGCTCTGCTGGAACAACTGCGTGAGTCACTCACAGTAAGGCTTGCCGCCCGCTTTCCTCATTACACCGGATATGCAGGGGTCGATATGATGATTTGTGATACCATGGAGGGATATCGAATCCAGCCATGCGTGGAGATTAATATGCGGATGAACATGGGAATGGTGGCACGCATCTTTCACAACCAATTCATGGAGGAGGATAGTGAGGGAACCTTTAGGGTTGGTTATTTTAAAAAGCCGGGCAGTGCGCTGTTCCATCATCATCAGATGCTGCAAGAGCATCCTCTCAGGGTGCAACAGGGCCACATCACCTCCGGCTACCTGGCACTCACACCGGTCACCGAGGTCACCCGCTACGAGGCGTATGTGATTGTCTGAGATTCGACAAACAGCATATCAAAAAATGATTCCGCAGCCTCCTGTTATACAGGCACCGCGGAATCATTTTTTTGTGAAGATACATCGTGCTTACTTCTTCAACTGCTCTGCAAAATGCTTGTAGAAGAGGGGTATGGTGCGGATGCCGTTGTAGAACTGCTCTAACGGGAAGTTCTCATTAGGGGAGTGGATCGCATCAGATCCCAGACCGAAGCCCATCAGCACCGACTTGATGCCGAGGATCTCCTCAAAGGAGGCGATGATGGGGATGCTGCCGCCGGAACGGACCGGTACCGGCTCCCTGCCGTAGACTTCGCTGTATGCCTTCTCTGCCGCTTGGTAGGCCGGCAGGTCAATGGGACAGACGTAGGATGGACCTCCGTGGAGGTACTCCACCTTCACCTTGACCGACTTGGGGGCGATCGACTCAAAGTACTTCACGAAGAGCTTTGCAATCTTGTTGTGGTCCTGGTTGGGTACCAGACGAGTACTGATTTTGGCGTAGGCTTTTGACGGGAGTACCGTTTTGGCACCTTCACCGGTGTAGCCGCCCCAGATACCACAGACGTCGAAGGTAGGCCGTATACCGGTGCGCTCGTTGGTGCTGTATCCTTTCTCACCGAACAGTTCCTTCACGTCAAGCGCTTTCTTATAGTCGCTCAATGAGAAGGGTGCCTTCGCCATCAAGTTGCGCTCTTTTTTTGATACCTCTACCACATCGTCATAGAAACCGGGGATCAGGATGCGTCCATCGTCGTCCATCGTCTGTGCGATCATCTTTGCCAGCGCATTGATCGGGTTGGCCACGGCACCGCCGAAGAGTCCCGAGTGCAGGTCCACGTTGGGGCCTGTCACCTCTACCTGCCAGTAAGCCAGCCCACGCAGTCCCGTGGTGATGGAAGGCACGTCGGGGGCGATCATCGAGGTGTCGGAGACCAGGATCACGTCGGCTTGCAACATCTTCTTGTGTTGCTTGCAGAACTTGGGCAGGTTGGGTGATCCCACCTCCTCTTCTCCTTCGATGAGGAACTTGACGTTGCACGCCAACGTGCCCGATTGTACGAGGTACTCGAACGCCTTGGCATGCATGAAGCCCTGTCCCTTGTCATCATCCGCACCACGTGCCCAGATCTTGCCATCCTTCACCACCGGCTCAAATGGATTGGTCTTCCAAAGTTCAACAGGGTCCACAGGCATCACATCCATGTGGGCGTATACCAGTACGGTGGGGGCATTCTTGTCGATGATCTTCTCTCCATAGGTCACCGGGTTGCCGTCGGTCTCCATCACCTCGGCCTTGTCGGCACCCGCAGCCAGCAGGAGCTCTTTCCATTTTTCGGCCGCACGGTACATGTCCGGTTTGTGCTCAGGAAGCGATGAGATGGATGGGATGCGGATCAATTCGAACAGTTCATCAAGGAAACGTTGTTCGTGGGTTTTTACATACTTGTCGATTTCATTCATTACGGTTAATTTTATAATGATTTTTGATTGTTACAAATATAGGAAAATTACTGCTCTTTGCCTTTTCATTCTGCATTATTGGTCGATTCGTAGGAACATTTATCGCACCCCTCTCGTCTTCATCTTCAGGATGTAGACCGATGTGCGGGCAGTGATGAACAGGATGTCACGCTTTTCTCCGCCAAAACAGACGTTGGAAGGACTCTCCGGCACTTCAATCTCACTGATCAACCTCCCTTCAGGTGAGTAGACCCACACCTTTCCCATTGTAAGGTAGATGTTTCCACCGTCGTCGATGGTCATTCCGTCCGACCCATGGGGAGCAAAGTAGGTCTTGTTCTCCAGGGAGCCGTCAGGCAGGATGTCGTATCGCCAGATTTTCCGGTCCTCGATATCGGCCACGTAGAGTGTTTTGCCATCCGGGGTGCCGATGATGCCGTTGGGTTGCTTGTAGTCGTCGATCAACCGAGTCACCTCCCCGTCGGGTGTGAGGAGGTACACCCCCCGTGCTTCCTGTATCTCGCTGTAGCCTTCGGGCCAGTAGGGACGGTGGTAGTAAGCATCTGTGAAATAGATATCACCATTGGGTGCTATCCAGAGGTCGTTGGGTCCATTGAGGTGCTTCTCTTCGTAATCCTCAAAGAGCACCTTCCGCTTATCGCGGTTCTCAAAGAGGATGATCCTGTTCTGCGCATCGGCACAAGCCACCAGCTTCCCCTCTTGGTTGAAGTACAAACCATTGGAGCGTTCGGTACCCTCCAGCCAGAGGGAGATGCCCTCCTGTTCATCCCAGCGGTAGATGCGGTCGTTGGGCTGGTCGGTGAAGTAGACACTTCCATCTTTGGCCACAGCGGGGCCTTCGGTGAATGCGTAGCCGGTTCCCGCTTTTTGTGGAACGACTCCCTCTGCAACAATGTCGCATTCCTGGGCGGTTAGTGCTGTTGTGAGAAGGATGCATGCAAGGGTTATGGATGGTTTCATATATGTAAAATGGTTACTCTGAATATTCTACGGTCGCTTGTAACCTTCACGGTAAGGTCTGGCGAGCATTGCTGCACCTGTCTCGTTGCCGGTGATGGTCTGCCGCTCCGCATCCCACTTTATACTGCTGCCGGTCTCGTAGGCGATCATAGCCAGCTGCACCGTGGCGGTGGAGCGGAAGGCATCGTCAATGGTGCAGCTGATCAGATCTCTCTTACCGGTTCTCACGGCCCTGATGAACTCAGCCACATGCTCCTCTTGCATGCGGGGAGAGGGAATCTCCATCACCTCCTGTCGGCTGTTGCGGCCCGCCGGCTTCAGCACCAGCCGGTTGTCGGCAGCAAAGAGGGTACCCTTCTCACCGTGGAAGAAGATGCCGTTGTTGTACTGCGGATCCATCTCTCCCGTGCCCCAGAGGCGATGCTGCCAGATGAGTGGCACCTCGCCGAACTGCATCGTCGCCCTCAAGGTGTCGGGGGTGTTGGTCAGCCCCTGCAGTGCATGGATGCCTCCCTGGGCTTCAATTGATGTGGGCATGTCGTACCCAATGATGGTGCGGATGATGTCGATGTTGTGAATGCCCCAGTCCACCAGGTGACCGTTGCCATAGGCTTTCTCGAAACGCCACGACATATGTCCTTTAGAGGGACTGTAAGGCAGCAGGGGTGCCGGGCCGCACCAGGCATCCCAGTCGAGCGATGCCGGCGGATCCTGGATGGTGGTGTCATCAATATTGGGGTTGTAGTGTATCTGTGCTTCTATCTGGTGCACCTTACCGATCCTGCCTTCACCGATCAGCTCCTTGGCCCTGCTGAACGCCTTGTTCTGTCGCCGCTGAAAGCCTATCTGCACGATGTTGCCCGCCTCGTGGGCCGCCTTCACCATCGCCTTCCCCTCCTCGATGTCGTAGGCCAGAGGCTTTTCACAATAGACGGGCAGCCCTTTTCGGTTGGCGGCGATGAACTGAAGTGCATGCCAGTGAGTAACCGTGCCGATCAACACCGCCTCGAGACCACTTGTCTCCAGCAGCTCCCTGTAGTCCTTGAACCCTTGTGGACGACTGCCCTGCAGTGATGCCAATTCGTTCAGGCTGTTCGCCAGATGTTGGCTGTCCACATCGGCGACAGCGATCACCTCCACGCCGCCGGCCTCCAGTGCCGCCTTGGCGATTACCATGCCGTACCAGCCACTGCCGATCAGGCCGATCTTCAGTTTCCTGTCGTGATCGTTTGCAAATAGAGGAGCGGATAATCCGGCGGCCAATCCTGCCGTCGCCAGTGATGAGCTTTTGATAAATGTTCGTCGGTTCATAAGATCAGGAGAATTTGTGTGGGGTATTTGTGATTCACAGTAGGTGAAACACATTTGCAGTATAAAATGTTTGCCATCAGCCGTTCGGTTGATTCGGAAAATTGTGCTATATTTGAAATAAAATGAGTCTTATGAAGCTAAACACATTCAGTGCCATTGTCATGGTGGTAACCCTACTGGCGGCATGTACAAACAATCAGAAGATGAATCAGGATATGAATCAGGCGACCTATATCACACCGGTACAGGCCGAAGAGGTGATCGCACAATTGAATGACTCGCTCGGTGAGGCATCTGCATTCCGCATTGAACGGGGTGTAGAGCAGGTGGCTGCCCTCTGGCGAGAGCAGGATGGAGACGCTGAAGCGTTTGCACAGTTCTGCAAGAGCTCGTTCGTGGGCGACACGGCGGCACTCGTCACGCTGTTCACTACGCTGGAACGCAACTTCGAGGTGATGGGCGGATACTTTCACAAGATGGATGTGGAGCTCAAGATGCCGTTGCAGTTGGAGGGGCCTGCAATCACACCTGTGGATATGATGTTCGGTAGCTACGATGCGTCGGCACATCTTACCGACGACCTCTACGGCAACAAAGTTGCTTTCCTTACCGCACTCAACTTCCCCTTCTACTCTCTTGAGGAGAAGACGGAGCTGGGCACCGGATGGAGCAGGAAAGAGTGGGCCTATGCCCGGATGGGGGACCGCTTTATCTCACGTGTGCCGGCAGCCATACAGCAGGATATCTCCAAGACATTGACGGAGGCCGATGCTTATATCTCCGACTACAATATTTTGATGGATCACCTGCGGAACGATGCTGGTGAACAGCTCTTCCCCGAAGGGATGAAGCTGATCACACACTGGGGGTTGCGCGACGAACTGAAGTCGAACTATGCCGACAAGGAGCGGGGAGTGGAGAAGCAGCGCATGATTTACAAGGTGATGCAGCGTATCATCGACCAGTCCATTCCGATGGAGGTGATCAACAATGGATCCCACACCTGGAACCCGATGACCAATGAGCTCTTCGCTGCCGGAGAGATCGTACAGGGTACCCCTGAAGAGACGCGCCGCTATGAGGTGTTTCTGGAGAATTTCCTCGCCATGCGCCAGCTCGACGCTTACTCTCCCCATTATCCCACCCAGCTGACCCGTGCCTTTGACGGCACCATGGAGGTGCCGCAGAAAGATGTGGAGGCGCTCTTCGTGGGGTTGCTCTCCTCACCGCAGGTGAAGGAGGTGGCCTCCTTTATCGCCTCACGCCTGGGACGGGAGCTGGAGCCGTTCGATATCTGGTACAACGGTTTCAAGGGCGGTGAAGGAATCCCCGAGGAGCAGCTGACAGCGCTCACCTCAAAGAAATATCCCGATGCGGAGGCTCTGGGAAATGACCTGCCCAACATCCTGGTGAAGCTGGGCTGGAACCCTGAGAAAGCGAAGGAGATCACCTCGCTGATCACCGTCGACGCCTCCCGCGGTGCCGGACACGCCTGGGGGGCCGCCATGCGGAACGACCTCTCCCGCCTACGTACCCGTATCGGTGAGGGAGGGATGGATTACAAGGGATACAACATCGCCGTGCATGAGTTTGGACACAACGTGGAACAGACCATCACCATGAACGATGTGGATTACTACATGCTGAACGGCGTTCCCAACACCTCGTTCACCGAGGCGGTTGCGTTCCTCTTCCAGAAGCGTGACCTGGAGCTGCTGGGCCTGAAGAACAGCAACCCCGACGAGGCGTATTGGCTTGCCCTTAGCAGTTTCTGGTCCGCCTATGAGATCATGGGTGTCTCGCTGGTCGATATTCGTGTATGGGAGTGGCTTTACGCACATCCCGATGCCACGGCGGTGCAGCTCAAGGAGGCGGTGATCGACATTGCCAAAGAGGTTTGGAACAGTTACTATGCCGGTGTGCTGGGGGGTGAGGATGAGACGCTGCTCGGCATCTACTCACACATGATTGATTACCCGCTCTACCTGCCCAACTACCCGATGGGTCACCTGATTGATTTCCAGATTGAGCAACAGGTGAAGGGGAAAAACCTGGCAGAAGAGATCGAACGGATGTACACCCAAGGGAGTATCATTCCCCAGCAATGGATGCAGCATGCCGTGGGGGCACCCATCTCCATCGACCCTTTGCTGGACGCCACAGCGGAGGCACTGAAGTCATTGAAGCAATAAATGGTTACGGGGTTGCACTTTTTTCACGGAAAAAGTGTAATTTTGTACCTGAACAGGAAAGATGCCGGAGTGGTCGATCGGGGCGGTCTCGAAAACCGTTGTACTCTCACGGGTACCAAGGGTTCGAATCCCTTTCTTTCCGCAATTCTTCACCCAGTCATGCACCATAAGGAGCAGGATTGGGTTTTTTAATGCTTCATGGAGACCAGTCCGGTGAACAGGTCGTAGGCGGTCTGGAGGTAGCTTTGCCAGGCAAGTTGTGCCTTCAGCTGCTCGCTGAGTAGTTGCTGTTGTAGGGTATACTCCTTTTCGTATTGCATCTGTGCTGCCTTAAGGTTCTGCATACTCAATACCAGATTTTCTTCGCAGAGGCGATAGCTCTCACGCAGTACCACGAGCTGCGACACCTCTTCCAGCCGCTCCTTCTCCTGGCGGTTGCGTATCTCCAGCAGGCTTGCCTCTTCCAGTCGTTGTTGCAGCCTGAGTCGTGACACCTCTTTGGCGGTGCTCAGCGACTGGCTGATGGGTATCTTCAGCGAAAGGCCGAGGTAGCTGTTGCCACGCCAGTATCGGTCGTTAAAGAGCTGAAGATCATTGTTGTAATAGTTGGTACCCAGGTAGCCATTGAGTGTGAGAGTGGGGGCATACTTCCATTCTGCCGAACGGGTACGCAAGGCTGCTAGCGACATCCTCTCATTTTGCTTCATCACTTCGAGCTCCTTCCCGGTCAGAGTTGTGGATGCAGGTTGATCCACCTTAGCCAGCAGGGAAGGGATATCCTCTTCCAGCTGCAACGCCGCTACGGTTTGGGATGTGACCTTAGCCCCCGCCAGGAAGAGCAGGTTGGCCCCTGTATCGGCTGCAATCTTTTCTGCACGCAGGCAGTTCGCCACAGATTCGTTATAGGCTTTTTGTATCTCATTTTTCTCCACCAGGGAGAGCTGTTCTTTTTCGTAGAGATCACCGGCGTTCCGCAGTAGCAGGGTATAATAGGATGTATCCTGTCTGCAGGAGCGGAGCTGTTCCTTTGCGATCACACATTCGGCATAGGCAATGGCGATCTGTTCCCGTAGCTCCTTTTCCGATATCATCTCATCATATTGCTGAATCTTCAACTGCTGCTTTTGTTCGCCCACGCTGTTCACCTTCTCGGGGTTGAAGAGGTCATAGCTGAGGTTGAGGCCTGCCGAAGCGTTCCAGGTGGTGTTGAACCGCAGGTACATCAGTTCACCCTCCGATGCATCGGGGTCGAAGAGATGGGCCGGCACCGGGGTGGAGGGGATGATCAGATTGCGCCGCAGATCGCTGGAGGCGTAGATGTCGGGCAGCTGCTGCAGACGGGTTTCATTGAGTCGTATCGCCGCTTCATCCACCATCAGTTTCTGTCTGATCCGCTCCGGTGCATGTTCCAGCGCGTAGGCAATGGTTTCTTCCAGTGTCAACCGTTCCGGACGCAACTCTTGTGCCGGCAGAAACAGGGTCAACGACAGCAACAGTGAAAGGGTGATTGATCTCTTCATAGTTTCACAATTTATCGGAATACGGATGAGGGTTCCACCTTTCTCAGTTTGTTGATGGAGAAATAGGAGCTACCTACCGAGATCAGCAGTGTCATTAGAAAGAGGAAGGTGAGCAGGGGCGGTGAGAGGCTGATGATCAGTCCGGCCCCGGCCATCCCGATTTTGGAGATGAACAGCAGCAGGAGTGATACCAGGAAGCCGGTCACAGCGTAGATCAACGACTGGGCGATCACCAGGCGGGTGATGTAACGGCCTGAGGCACCAATCGCCTTGAGGGTGCCGTAATCCTTAATTCGGTCGTAGGTAGCTGAGTACATGGTGAGGCCGATGATGAAGAAGCCGCTGATGATTCCGAAGATGACCAGTGTGGCAAAGCTCATGCCCATGTTGTTGGCGGTCATCACGTTGACGATGGTTCCGGTGCGGAGCTCCTCTGCAGGCCATGCCTTCAGGTCGGGTGCAGTCTGGTTGATGCGACGGACCACCGGTTCAATCATTTCAGGATTGCGTACGGTGACGATGATGCCGCTCACCATTGTTTCCGACAGTCCCGAGTAATAACGAGCCTTGTCGAGTGTGGTGTAGAGCAGTGGTGCGTTGAACCCCTTGGCATGTCGTGTGGTGACACCCACCGTGGCTGCCTTTCCGTTGATCTCGAAGCGGGTACCCCTTTGCACCTCATATCGCAGTGCCTTGTTGTCGTAATAGTCGGTCGACACGATCTCCGGTGCAGCCAGGTCGTGCAGCGAGCCACTCTCAATCAGCCCTGAGCTGGGTCCAGCCGCCAGTGCAGGGTAAACTGATCCGACAATCATGGCGGGGGCATCCTTGCCGTTGGGGAATTTGACCGTGACGGGAGTAATCACGAAGCCGTGGGTATCGTCCACCCCCTCGATGCTGCGCAGCTGGTTGATCCATCGCACGTCGAAGGGTGAGAGTTGGTTGGCGTTCTCAGTCTGCCGGTTCACCACGAACACCTGTGCATAGTCCGGGTTGGCATTTCCCACCAGTCCCCCGATCAGATTCGCCAGGTAGAAGAACATCCCCAGCTCGATGCCTATCAGGTAGATGCTGATGATGATGGCCGTGAGGATGCCCATGCTCTTGGACTTCTCGAAACGGACAAATTTATAGGCTGTAGTGAACATGTGCGATCAGTTTAGCTCTACCCTGCACTCCACTTTCGACTCAATGAACAATGTCTGTGGCACCTCATCGAGCAACACCTCTATCTCCCGTATGCGACGGTCTTCCAGGTCACTGCCGCTGTCGGAGAAGAGCGACTTGCGCTTCAGGTCGGGTGAGAGGCGCGTGATCCTGCCGGAGGCGGCAATGTTGCTGTCACCCGGGAGGTGAATGTTGCAGCGTTGCCCCACCGCCAGCCTGTCGGCAAACAATTCATCGATCTCGGCCATCACTACAAGAGGACTCTCGGGTGCGATGCGGCCATAGGGCTGATGCATCGTCACCGCCTCTCCAGTGCGGGGTGTGAGTGTGAGCAACGTGCCCCTGGCAGGTGCTCTGAAGGAGCGTTGCGACAGGTCGTTTTCCCGTGTAGCGCGTGCTGTTTGCATCTCCCACAGGCGGGACTGCTGCAAGCGGTAGTCGTTCTCCACTTTCTTCAACTGCTCGGTACCCTGATCCAGTTCCTTTTGCAGGCGACGCACCTCCTCTCCCGTAACGGCACCCACTGTCAGCAGCTCAACCGCATCCACATGACGCCGCCGCAGATCATCCAGTACGATCCGCTCCTGTTCCAGTGCCAGCCGTGCCGACTCCACCTGCAGTTGTTGCGTGGCGATACCGGCATCGCTCTCCTGCAGGGAGAGGGTCTCCACATTTTTCTCCAACACCAGGATCAGGTCACCTTCTCCGACCTTGTCTCCCGCTTCAAAGTAGCGCTCCTCCACAATGCCGGAGGCGGGAGCCGCCAGCTCCACCACGCCTCCCTGCGGGATCACTTTT
This genomic window from Dysgonomonadaceae bacterium zrk40 contains:
- a CDS encoding efflux RND transporter periplasmic adaptor subunit, giving the protein MMKHQIGWLSAILLLTACGNRNEKNSTPAVESLSVNQVVGIGKVIPQGGVVELAAPASGIVEERYFEAGDKVGEGDLILVLEKNVETLSLQESDAGIATQQLQVESARLALEQERIVLDDLRRRHVDAVELLTVGAVTGEEVRRLQKELDQGTEQLKKVENDYRLQQSRLWEMQTARATRENDLSQRSFRAPARGTLLTLTPRTGEAVTMHQPYGRIAPESPLVVMAEIDELFADRLAVGQRCNIHLPGDSNIAASGRITRLSPDLKRKSLFSDSGSDLEDRRIREIEVLLDEVPQTLFIESKVECRVELN